A DNA window from Camelina sativa cultivar DH55 chromosome 13, Cs, whole genome shotgun sequence contains the following coding sequences:
- the LOC104734698 gene encoding polygalacturonase inhibitor 1: MDKKATVVSSLFILFTFLTISFSKDLCNKDDKNTLLKIKKSLNNPYHLASWHPETDCCSWYCLECGDATVNHRVTALTIFSGQISGQIPPEVGDLPYLETLVFRKLSNLTGQIQPTIAKLKKLRYLRLSWTNLTGPIPDFISQLKNLEFLELSFNDLSGSIPSSLSTLPKIMALELSRNKLTGSIPESFGSFPGTVPDLRLSHNQLSGPIPKSLGNLDFNRIDLSRNKLEGDASMFFGANKTTWSIDLSRNMFQFDISKVELPKTLGVLDLNHNGITGNIPVQWTETPLQFFNVSYNKLCGHIPNGGKLQTFDSYSYVHNKCLCGAPLDSCNLLLNIARKRKLYQRRQIKVQD; the protein is encoded by the exons ATGGATAAGAAAGCGACAGTAGTTTCCTCTCTCTTCATCTTGTTCACATTCCTCACGATCTCTTTCTCTAAAGATCTCTGTAACAAAGATGACAAAAATACCCTCCTCAAGATCAAGAAATCCCTAAACAACCCTTACCACCTGGCTTCGTGGCATCCCGAAACCGACTGTTGCTCATGGTACTGCCTTGAGTGCGGCGACGCTACCGTTAACCACCGCGTCACCGCTCTCACCATATTTTCCGGCCAGATCTCCGGTCAGATCCCGCCTGAAGTCGGTGATTTACCCTATCTTGAGACCCTTGTCTTCCGCAAACTCTCCAACCTCACCGGTCAAATCCAACCCACCATCGCTAAACTCAAGAAACTCAGGTACCTCAGGCTCAGCTGGACGAATCTGACAGGTCCAATCCCTGATTTTATAAGCCAGCTCAAGAATCTTGAGTTCTTGGAACTTTCCTTCAATGATCTCTCTggttccatacctagctctctcTCCACGTTACCTAAAATCATGGCCCTTGAACTTAGCAGGAACAAGCTTACAG GTTCGATACCAGAGTCATTTGGGTCGTTTCCAGGAACTGTCCCTGACCTTCGCCTATCACACAATCAGCTCTCCGGTCCAATACCCAAATCACTAGGCAACCTAGACTTTAACCGGATCGATTTATCCCGGAACAAGCTCGAAGGTGATGCTTCGATGTTCTTTGGAGCCAACAAAACGACATGGTCCATTGATTTATCAAGAAACATGTTCCAGTTCGATATCTCAAAGGTTGAGTTACCTAAGACACTTGGTGTATTGGACTTGAACCACAATGGTATCACAGGGAATATTCCGGTTCAGTGGACTGAGACTCCTCTGCAGTTCTTCAATGTTAGCTACAACAAACTGTGTGGACACATACCCAATGGAGGGAAACTTCAGACGTTTGATTCTTATTCCTATGTCCACAATAAGTGTTTGTGTGGCGCACCTCTTGatagttgtaactt GCTCTTGAACAttgcaagaaaaagaaaactctacCAAAGAAGACAAATTAAGGTACAAGATTGA
- the LOC104737868 gene encoding LOW QUALITY PROTEIN: uncharacterized protein LOC104737868 (The sequence of the model RefSeq protein was modified relative to this genomic sequence to represent the inferred CDS: inserted 1 base in 1 codon; substituted 1 base at 1 genomic stop codon) yields the protein MTDSRHNFYGQLVLGYSKVLLRSQKVTTKKGYSKAAMLVDGFLNLLPQVLGKKEDEHGVEMAMIDFQAFEYFVNMEYNDWGELPYLIFIPQTHDAEPXQFPITSXSRYHTQGA from the exons ATGACTGATAGCAGGCACAATTTTTACGGCCAGCTTGTTCTTGGGTATTCCAAAGTCTTATTGCGTTCCCAAAAGGTGACCACGAAGAAGGGTTATAGTAAAGCAGCCATGCTTGTTGATGGATTTTTaaatcttcttcctcaagtGCTTGGAAAAAAGGAGGATGAACACGGAGTGGAGATGGCTATGATTGATTTCCAGGCTTTTGAGTATTTTGTTAATATGGAGTACAACGACTGGGGTGAGCTTCCATACCTGATTTTTAT ACCTCAAACTCATGATGCAGAAC ATCAGTTTCCCATTACTTCCTGATCAAGGTATCACACGCAAGGAGCTTGA
- the LOC104734700 gene encoding polygalacturonase inhibitor 2-like: MAKTMTLLLFFLSSTLLLTTSLAKDLCHKDDKITLLKIKKSLNNPYHLASWDPKTDCCSWYCLECGDATVNHRVTSLFIQDGEISGQIPPEVGDLPYLDSLIFRKLTNLTGHIQPTIAKLKKLTFLRLSWTNLTGPVPEFLSQLKNLDYIDLSFNDLSGSIPSSLSSLPKLGYLELSRNKFTGLIPESFGSFSGKVSSLLLSHNQLSGTIPKSLGNSDFYRIDLSWNKLQGDASILFGAKKTTLIVDISRNMFEFDLSKVKLAKSLTRLDLNHNRITGSIPAEWSKSEFQLLDVSYNRLCGRIPKGENIQRFDSTSFYHNKCLCGAPLPSCK, from the exons ATGGCTAAAACAATGACATTACTCCTGTTCTTCTTGTCGTCCACTCTCCTCCTCACGACATCTCTAGCTAAAGATCTCTGTCACAAAGATGACAAAATCACCCTcctcaaaatcaagaaatcgCTTAACAACCCTTACCACCTCGCCTCATGGGACCCCAAAACCGATTGCTGCTCTTGGTACTGCCTCGAGTGCGGCGACGCCACCGTTAACCACCGCGTCACCTCTCTCTTCATTCAAGACGGCGAGATCTCCGGTCAGATCCCCCCTGAAGTCGGTGACTTACCGTATCTTGATTCCCTTATCTTCCGCAAACTCACTAACCTCACTGGTCACATCCAACCTACTATCGCCAAGCTCAAGAAACTCACTTTCCTCAGACTAAGCTGGACGAATCTCACCGGTCCGGTTCCTGAGTTTCTGAGTCAGCTCAAGAATCTTGACTACATTGACCTTTCCTTCAATGACCTCTCTGGTTCCATACCTAGTTCTCTCTCTTCATTACCTAAACTCGGGTATCTTGAGCTTAGTAGGAACAAGTTTACAG GTCTGATACCAGAGTCATTTGGGTCATTTTCTGGAAAAGTCTCAAGCCTTCTCCTATCACACAACCAGCTCTCTGGTACCATACCAAAGTCACTAGGCAATTCAGACTTTTACCGGATCGACTTATCCTGGAACAAGCTTCAAGGCGATGCTTCGATCTTGTTTGGAGCTAAGAAAACGACATTGATCGTTGACATATCAAGAAACATGTTCGAGTTTGATCTGTCCAAGGTTAAGCTCGCCAAGTCACTTACTAGGTTGGACTTGAATCACAATAGGATCACAGGGAGTATTCCGGCTGAGTGGAGCAAATCTGAGTTTCAGTTACTTGATGTCAGCTATAACAGACTGTGTGGACGCATCCCCAAAGGAGAGAATATCCAGAGATTTGATTCTACTTCCTTTTACCACAACAAATGTTTGTGTGGTGCACCTCTTCCCAGTTGCAAGTGA
- the LOC104734701 gene encoding LOW QUALITY PROTEIN: 3,9-dihydroxypterocarpan 6A-monooxygenase-like (The sequence of the model RefSeq protein was modified relative to this genomic sequence to represent the inferred CDS: inserted 1 base in 1 codon): MVDLQYFFVIILLCLGIKVLIQTIKNRLRNKLPLPPSPTALPIIGHIHLLGPIAHQALHKLSNRYGPLMYLFIGSIPNLIVSSAEMANEILKSNELNFLNRPTMQNIEYLTYGSSDFFSAPYGLHWKFMKRICTMELFSSRALDSFVSVRREELSNLLIRILKKAEAEESVNLGEQLKELTSNIITRMMFRKMQSDSDGGGKTEEVIKMVVELNELAGFFNVSETFWFLKRLDLQGLKKRLKNARDKYDLIIERVMKEHESMKNKDAGAKKMLDILLDIYEDKNAEIKLTRENIKAFIMNIYGGGTDTSAITVEWALAELINHPEIMKKAQQEIEQVVGNKRVVEESDLCNLSYIQAVVKETMRLHPGGPIFVRESDEECAVAGFRIPAKTRVIVNLWAIGRDPNQWEDPLMFRPERFEGIEWKVMSDKMMSFGVGRRSCPGEKMVFRFVPMVVAAIIQCFELKVKGSVEMNEGTGSSLPRATPLVCVPVAKEAIYNXLEPNVNL, encoded by the exons ATGGTGGATTTACAATACTTCTTTGTAATCATCCTTCTATGCCTTGGAATTAAAGTCTTGATCCAAACCATTAAAAACAGATTACGCAACAAACTACCGCTCCCACCAAGCCCAACCGCTTTACCTATCATCGGTCACATTCACCTTCTTGGTCCCATAGCTCACCAAGCACTCCACAAACTCTCTAACCGCTATGGACCCTTGATGTATCTCTTCATTGGCTCCATTCCTAATCTTATTGTCTCATCGGCCGAGATGGCGAATGAGATTCTCAAATCCAATGAGCTCAACTTCCTGAACCGTCCCACAATGCAAAACATTGAATACCTTACTTATGGCTCATCAGATTTCTTCTCAGCGCCTTACGGGCTTCACTGGAAGTTCATGAAGAGAATTTGTACGATGGAGCTCTTCAGCAGCAGAGCATTAGATAGTTTTGTTTCAGTAAGAAGGGAGGAGTTAAGCAATCTTCTAATACGCATTCTGAAGAAAGCAGAAGCAGAGGAGAGTGTTAACCTCGGTGAACAGCTAAAGGAATTGACAAGCAACATCATAACGAGAATGATGTTCAGAAAAATGCAATCGGATAGTGACGGTGGTGGCAAAACAGAGGAAGTTATCAAAATGGTGGTGGAGTTGAATGAGTTAGCCGGGTTTTTCAACGTTTCTGAAACGTTTTGGTTCTTGAAAAGGCTTGATTTGCAAGGACTCAAGAAAAGGCTCAAAAATGCTCGAGACAAGTATGATTTAATCATAGAAAGAGTAATGAAAGAGCATGAGTCTATGAAGAATAAGGATGCAGGAGCAAAGAAGATGCTAGACATTTTGCTCGACATATATGAAGACAAAAACGCAGAGATTAAGCTGACAAGAGAAAACATTAAGGCCTTCATCATG AACATATATGGGGGAGGAACAGATACATCTGCAATAACAGTAGAATGGGCTCTAGCGGAGCTGATAAACCATCCAGAGATCATGAAGAAAGCACAACAAGAAATAGAGCAAGTGGTGGGAAACAAGAGAGTAGTTGAAGAATCAGATTTGTGCAATCTCAGTTACATACAAGCAGTGGTGAAGGAGACAATGAGGTTACACCCTGGAGGACCAATATTCGTGAGAGAATCGGATGAAGAATGTGCGGTGGCTGGATTTAGAATCCCTGCGAAAACAAGAGTGATAGTTAACCTTTGGGCGATTGGAAGAGATCCAAATCAATGGGAAGATCCATTGATGTTTAGGCCTGAGAGATTTGAAGGGATTGAGTGGAAGGTTATGAGTGATAAGATGATGTCTTTTGGAGTTGGGAGAAGAAGCTGTCCAGGAGAAAAAATGGTGTTTAGATTCGTTCCGATGGTTGTAGCTGCAATAATACAGTGTTTTGAGCTGAAAGTGAAGGGAAGTGTAGAGATGAATGAAGGGACTGGATCATCTCTGCCTAGAGCCACACCTTTGGTGTGTGTTCCTGTTGCTAAAGAGGCTATATACA CACTTGAACCAAACGTCAACCTCTAG
- the LOC104734703 gene encoding 3,9-dihydroxypterocarpan 6A-monooxygenase-like produces MMNFFMNYTSCSYLLSFITFITIFLLRRLFTFSSRRNNGLLPPGPRGLPILGHMHLLRSSLPRSLQALALTYGPLMTIRIGSLRVLVVSDSDTAKQILKTHDADFASKFVFGPRQFNVYKGSEFFNAPYGPYWRFMKKLCMTKLFAGYQLDRFVDIREEETLALLRSLVERSKNKEACNLGLEFTALTTKILSKMVMGKRCSQNSNLPIEIRKIVSDIMACATRFGFMELFGPFRDLDVFGNGKKLRSSIWRYDALVEKILKEYKSNDEEEKDKDIVDILLDTYNDPKAELKLTMNQIKFFILELFMASLDTTSAALQWTMTELINHPDIFTKIRDEIKSVLGTTYRLIKETDLQKLPYLQAAIKETLRLHPVGPLLRRESNTDIKINGYDVKSGTKIFINAYGIMRDPTTYKNPDKFMPERFLVVEQNIERKIGYYYQQYMLELKGQDVNYLAFGSGRRGCLGASHASLVLSLTIGSLVQCFNWTVKGDKDKIKIILPTGFSASGTSGGSSLMCSPELCFDPFGH; encoded by the exons atgatgaatttttttatgaattacaCATCTTGTTCATATCTCCTCTCCTTCATCACATTCATTACCATCTTCCTTCTTCGTAGACTCTTCACCTTCTCTAGCCGTCGCAATAATGGTCTTCTTCCTCCAGGTCCCCGAGGACTTCCCATTCTCGGTCATATGCATCTTCTCCGTTCAAGCCTACCTCGTTCACTACAAGCCTTGGCTCTCACTTACGGTCCTTTGATGACTATACGCATAGGATCACTACGAGTCCTCGTTGTCTCAGATTCTGACACGGCTAAGCAAATCCTCAAGACTCACGACGCTGATTTCGCTTCCAAGTTTGTCTTTGGTCCGAGGCAGTTCAATGTTTATAAAGGATCAGAGTTCTTTAATGCACCTTATGGACCTTACTGGAGGTTCATGAAGAAGTTATGCATGACCAAGCTATTTGCGGGTTATCAGCTCGATCGATTTGTCGATATAAGAGAGGAGGAAACGTTAGCTTTACTCAGATCGCTTGTTGAGAGATCGAAGAATAAAGAGGCGTGCAATCTCGGTTTGGAGTTCACTGCTTTGACCACAAAGATTCTATCAAAGATGGTTATGGGGAAACGTTGCAGCCAAAACTCGAATCTTCCCATTGAGATCAGGAAGATAGTGAGTGATATAATGGCTTGTGCCACAAGGTTTGGATTCATGGAGCTGTTTGGACCATTCCGGGACCTAGATGTGTTTGGGAATGGTAAGAAGCTTAGATCCTCCATTTGGCGGTACGATGCGTTGGTTGAGAAGATACTGAAGGAATATAAAAGCAACgatgaagaggagaaagataaAGATATCGTCGATATCTTGTTAGACACGTATAATGATCCAAAAGCTGAGCTCAAATTGACTATGAATCAGATCAAGTTCTTCATCCTT GAGTTGTTTATGGCGAGCTTAGACACTACTTCTGCAGCTTTACAATGGACAATGACTGAGCTAATAAACCATCCCGATATCTTCACAAAGATCAGAGACGAGATCAAATCGGTTTTAGGAACAACGTATCGGTTAATCAAAGAAACAGATCTGCAGAAGCTTCCTTACTTGCAAGCAGCAATCAAGGAGACATTGAGACTTCATCCAGTTGGACCATTACTACGCAGAGAAAGCAACACTGACATAAAGATCAACGGGTACGATGTAAAATCCGGGACAAAGATATTCATCAATGCTTACGGTATAATGCGCGATCCGACCACATACAAAAACCCTGACAAGTTTATGCCTGAGAGGTTTCTTGTGGTGGAACAAAACATAGAAAGAAAGATTGGTTATTATTACCAGCAATATATGTTGGAGTTAAAAGGTCAAGATGTGAATTATCTTGCGTTTGGTAGCGGAAGGCGAGGATGTCTTGGAGCTTCTCACGCTTCTCTGGTACTGAGTCTCACAATCGGATCACTAGTGCAGTGTTTTAACTGGACGGTGAAGGGAGACAAAGACAAAATTAAGATCATATTACCTACAGGCTTTTCAGCTTCAGGGACTTCTGGAGGAAGTTCACTTATGTGTTCTCCTGAATTATGTTTTGATCCATTTGGACACTAA
- the LOC104734705 gene encoding chaperone protein dnaJ 6-like, whose protein sequence is MGRKKKSRASTNEEDEIESGNDGRSPETSLYQVLGVERTATSQEIRKAYHKLALRLHPDKNQDDMEAKEKFQQLQKVISILGDEEKRAVYDQTGSVDGADLSGDVFENLRDFFKAMFKKVTEADIEEFEADYRGSETEKKDLLELFTKFKGKMNRLFCSMICSDPKLDSHRFKDILDEAIAAGDVKSSKAYEKWAKKISETEPPTNPSRKRRKSAKDSEPDLCMLIAQRRDERKVKVDSMFSSLISRYGGNAEAEPTEEEFEAAQRRIESKRQSKKSRK, encoded by the exons atgggtagGAAAAAGAAATCTAGGGCTTCGACAAACGAGGAAGATGAGATTGAGAGTGGTAACGATGGGCGATCTCCTGAGACTAGTCTCTACCAG GTTCTTGGAGTTGAAAGAACAGCTACTTCACAGGAAATAAGAAAAGCGTATCATAAATTGGCGTTGAGGCTTCACCCAGATAAAAATCAGGATgatatg GAAGCTAAAGAGAAATTCCAGCAGCTTCAAAAAGTGATATCAATTCTTGGGGATGAAGAGAAAAGGGCTGTCTATGATCAAACTGGCTCTGTTGATGGTGCT GATCTTTCTGGCGACGTATTTGAGAATTTACGGGATTTCTTCAAGGCCATGTTCAAGAAG GTCACCGAAGCAGATATTGAAGAGTTTGAGGCAGACTACAGGGGATCTGAGACTGAGAAGAAAGACTTACTTGAGCTCTTCACGAAGTTTAAGGGTAAAATGAACAG GCTTTTCTGCTCAATGATTTGCTCAGACCCCAAGCTTGATTCACACCGTTTCAAAGACATTCTTGATGAGGCCATTGCAGCAG GAGATGTGAAATCAAGCAAGGCATATGAGAAATGGGCAAAGAAAATTTCAGAAACAGAACCGCCCACCAATCCATCGAGGAAGAGGCGGAA GTCAGCAAAGGATTCAGAGCCAGACCTTTGCATGTTGATTGCGCAGCGAAGAGATGAGAGGAAAGTGAAGGTGGATTCAATGTTTTCGTCACTCATCTCTAGGTATGGTGGTAATGCTGAAGCAGAGCCCACTGAAGAAGAATTTGAAGCTGCCCAGAGAAGGATTGAAAGCAAAAGACAATCCAAGAAGTCAAGAAAGTAA
- the LOC104737869 gene encoding fasciclin-like arabinogalactan protein 21, whose translation MGCCSSNCFVYFILSVALAFMAVSSTLRSPPDSDTSVPIASSNFSSSSLALNASNTLRQSNFKAIATLLHISPEIFLSSSPNTTLFAIEDASFFNTSSLHPLFFKQLLQYHTLPLMLPMSDLLKKPQGTCLPTLLRHKSVQISTVDQESRRVEVNHVPISHPDMYLGDSLVIHGVLGPFSPLQPHSDHILQSSLCQPNNTNKTSVDDDNYVPVKIDWTRIVQLLSSNGFVPFAIGLHSVLNRIVNDHHHHKNLTGVTILATPNLVSLSSASPYLYEVVRHHILVQRLTNKDLASMPDKTSVKTMNPYQDLIITRSRNVVNSSGGGFMISGVEIIDPDMFSSSNFVIHGISHTLEIPHA comes from the coding sequence ATGGGTTGTTGTTCATCAAATTGCTTTGTCTACTTCATCCTCTCCGTAGCATTAGCTTTCATGGCCGTCTCAAGCACTCTACGTTCACCTCCAGATTCCGACACCTCAGTTCCCATTGCTTCTTCCAatttctcttcgtcttctctcgcTTTAAACGCCTCAAACACTCTACGCCAATCCAATTTCAAAGCAATCGCCACTCTCCTCCACATATCCCCCGAgatcttcctctcttcttctcccaacACAACCCTCTTTGCCATCGAAGATGCTTCCTTCTTCAACACGTCATCGCTTCATCCTTTGTTTTTCAAGCAGCTTCTTCAGTATCACACACTCCCTCTTATGCTGCCGATGAGTGACCTTCTCAAGAAGCCTCAAGGAACCTGTCTCCCCACGCTTCTCCGCCACAAGAGCGTCCAAATCTCCACCGTGgatcaagaatcaagaagagtCGAAGTGAATCATGTCCCGATTTCACATCCCGACATGTATCTTGGAGATTCATTGGTCATTCACGGCGTTCTTGGACCGTTCTCTCCTCTGCAACCTCACAGTGATCATATTCTCCAGTCATCTTTATGTCAACctaataatacaaacaaaaccaGTGTCGACGACGACAACTACGTTCCGGTTAAGATAGATTGGACTCGGATCGTTCAGCTGCTAAGTTCAAACGGGTTTGTGCCATTCGCAATTGGACTGCACTCTGTTCTCAACAGGATCGTTaacgatcatcatcatcacaagaacCTGACAGGAGTAACGATTCTAGCCACACCGAATCTGGTCTCGTTGTCATCTGCTTCTCCGTATCTGTATGAAGTCGTGAGGCATCACATTCTTGTTCAACGGCTTACAAACAAAGATTTAGCTTCAATGCCTGATAAAACCTCGGTGAAGACAATGAATCCGTACCAAGATCTCATCATCACCAGATCAAGAAATGTTGTTAATTCGTCTGGAGGAGGTTTCATGATATCAGGAGTTGAGATTATAGATCCAGATATGTTCTCTTCTTCAAATTTTGTAATTCATGGGATATCTCACACTCTAGAGATCCCACATGCATAA
- the LOC104734707 gene encoding uncharacterized protein LOC104734707: protein MKRFERPRNSTSQPRTAANSAKKDQKPRSSSSSKGNGVKPLNAAQLVSRVLDATTASEPSSIVLNDSTTGSESSEVYDNVKVHYMDDAQGKSRNDGNLVEDCEQEGKRDESDTETNSESVSSSQGDLFSLEEKKSDRSSMVSQRKSSQDRPLTSSKGRNNVDSVRSRSHTFHGTARKTVRSSKSQAKAFSDLSSYKTSENKVFSSASSASAVESTPFEDAKEDDEFEDALNVVVNTESDNETLVSKENKRTEVEKVFTQKIGNLETRIVALEEELREVAALEMSIYSVFPEHESSSHKLHIPAGDLFRLYALARKSKSENKLTSVTKNIVSGLSLVLKSCGSDVPRLTYWLSNTVMLREIISQKFGGTNRNGSNSLEEDWTDVRTLIAALRRVESCLFTQVVESIWSQVIMVHMRPQGVDSTMGDMMGNFSEPATCDRLQESFSVNLWKKAFEEALQRLCPVQAAKRKCGCLHVLTRMVMEQCIVRLDVAMFNAILREWAHQQSSDPVSDPIADPRVLPIPAGVLSFESGVKLKNTVGYWSRLLTDIFEIDVDHSLEKEQQVQKGDETFKPFHLLNELSDLLMLPKEMLVESSTRDEVCPSIGLSLIKRILCNFTPDEFCPYPVPGTVLEELNTQCILESRSSSGDATRGFPRQVHPVSYCLPSCSHLTDIVAEFDEKLKLSMTLNKEYSSNKEVETSRPLPYYSKGAEENDNLSFSQTNERYRLLGKA, encoded by the exons ATGAAAAGATTCGAGAGGCCAAGGAATTCGACTTCGCAGCCAAGAACCGCTGCCAATTCAGCAAAGAAAGATCAGAAGCCgcgtagtagtagtagtagtaaaggGAATGGCGTGAAACCGTTGAATGCGGCTCAGCTAGTTTCCAGAGTTTTGGATGCGACGACAGCTTCTGAGCCTTCTTCCATCGTTTTAAACGATTCAACTACTGGATCAGAGTCTTCTGAAGTCTATGACAATGTGAAGGTGCATTACATGGATGATGCTCAAGGGAAATCAAGGAATGATGGGAATCTGGTGGAGGACTGTGAACAAGAAGGAAAACGTGATGAATCAGACACTGAAACAAACAGTGAGTCTGTGTCTTCGTCTCAAGGTGATCTGTTTTCCCTTGAAGAGAAGAAATCAGATAGATCATCCATGGTTTCCCAGAGGAAAAGCTCCCAGGATAGACCCTTAACATCATCAAAGGGACGGAACAATGTTGATTCGGTTAGATCTCGATCCCATACCTTCCACGGCACTGCTAGAAAGACCGTAAGATCCAGTAAAAGCCAGGCAAAAGCTTTTTCTGATTTATCTTCTTATAAAACCTCTGAAAACAAGGTCTTTTCCTCTGCTTCATCTGCTTCAGCAGTTGAATCCACGCCTTTCGAGGATGCAAAAGAAGATGACGAGTTTGAAGATGCTTTGAATGTCGTTGTTAACACTGAAAGTGACAATGAAACACTTGTCTccaaggaaaacaaaaggaCTGAAGTGGAGAAAGTCTTTACTCAAAAGATTGGGAACCTGGAAACTCGAATCGTGGCACTTGAAGAAGAGCTGAGAGAAGTGGCTGCTCTTGAGATGTCAATATACTCTGTTTTTCCAGAACATGAGAGCTCATCACACAAGCTGCACATACCTGCAGGGGACCTTTTTAGACTCTACGCACTTGCTAGAAAAAGTAAGAGTGAGAACAAGTTAACCTCCGTGACCAAAAACATTGTGTCTGGTCTGTCATTGGTGCTGAAATCATGTGGAAGCGATGTACCAAG GTTAACTTACTGGTTGTCCAACACTGTCATGTTGCGAGAGATCATTTCCCAGAAATTTGGTGGCACTAATCGAAATGGATCAAATTCTCTTGAAGAAGATTGGACCGATGTAAGAACTCTGATAGCGGCATTAAGAAGAGTTGAATCATGTTTATTCACCCAAGTAGTTGAGTCTATATGGTCACag GTAATAATGGTTCACATGAGACCTCAAGGGGTAGACTCGACGATGGGTGACATGATGGGGAATTTTTCAGAACCAGCAACATGTGACAGGTTACAAGAGAGCTTCTCTGTCAACCTTTGGAAGAAAGCTTTTGAGGAGGCGCTTCAACGGCTCTGTCCTGTTCAAGCAGCAAAGCGTAAATGTGGCTGCTTGCATGTATTGACCAGAATG GTTATGGAGCAATGCATTGTAAGACTTGATGTGGCTATGTTTAATGCTATTCTCCGTGAGTGGGCTCATCAGCAATCGTCTGATCCCGTCTCTGATCCCATTGCTGACCCAAGAGTTCTGCCAATTCCAGCAGGGGTTTTGAGCTTTGAATCTGGTGTAAAACTGAAAAACACG GTTGGCTACTGGTCGAGATTGCTTACAGACATATTTGAGATCGATGTTGATCATTCTCTGGAAAAGGAGCAACAAGTGCAAAAAGGGGATGAGACATTTAAACCTTTCCACTTGCTCAATGAACTGAGCGATCTCCTTATGCTACCAAAAGAAATGCTTGTAGAAAGTTCCACCAGAGATGAG GTCTGCCCATCTATTGGCCTGAGTTTAATAAAAAGGATTTTATGCAATTTCACCCCCGATGAATTCTGCCCATACCCTGTTCCAGGCACTGTTCTTGAGGAACTCAACACTCAG TGCATACTTGAGAGTAGAAGCTCATCTGGAGATGCAACTAGAGGTTTTCCTCGGCAAGTCCATCCGGTTTCATATTGTCTTCCTTCTTGTAGCCACTTGACAGACATTGTTGCAGAATTTGATGAAAAACTTAAGCTTTCTATGACTCTAAATAAAGAATACAGCAGCAACAAAGAGGTAGAGACATCAAGACCTCTTCCATACTACAGCAAAGGGGCTGAAGAAAATGATAACCTCAGTTTTTCTCAGACTAACGAAAGATACAGACTCCTTGGAAAAGCCTAA